In Treponema denticola, one genomic interval encodes:
- a CDS encoding ABC transporter ATP-binding protein: MQNLKRLLSYARGQSRLYLLALIFTLFSQVIVAMQPQLIRITIDSVIGGAALPAGLISQVVALFKNHLNGTSGLIVMASLVVAFSLIRGLFTFGRINIASIATERSIKTLRNRLYNHIQLLPYSYHSKAETGNLIQRCTSDVETIRLALYSQIMDTISAVFLIIYTIYLMAQLNTSLMLISFCIMPLTFFSSVIFFKRIQSQFKKATEYEASMTTAIQENLTGIRVVKAFTRHQYEIEKFIKRSERYRNQNLKINNSFAAFWAFSDFISIAQVFVVILYGSLLAYRNEITAGDLVAFISYTGMLIWPVRRLGRIISNIGKSFVSANRIETILNETTEDIFPTNEKPEIRGNIVFHSVSFSYPETQNQKILDNVSFSIKSGQTLAILGPTGSGKSSLVHLLARLYEYDSGSIKIDGKELNTIDKGWIRSQVGLILQEPFLYARTIMENIKLAVPDVSDSSARHFSKVAFLDDEINKFEKGYETLVGERGVSLSGGQKQRLAIARTLIKDSPIIIFDDSLSAVDTQTDISIRSALKEEKGSKTMIIISHRISTICDADNIIVLENGKISQEGTHEQLIAQEGLYKRIYDIQSAVQAGV; the protein is encoded by the coding sequence ATGCAAAATTTAAAAAGACTTTTATCGTATGCGAGAGGGCAAAGCCGGCTTTATCTGCTTGCCCTTATTTTTACGCTTTTTTCGCAAGTGATTGTTGCCATGCAGCCCCAGCTAATCCGAATTACAATAGACTCGGTAATAGGCGGTGCCGCCCTGCCTGCGGGCTTAATATCCCAAGTGGTTGCCTTGTTTAAAAATCACTTAAACGGAACAAGCGGTCTTATTGTGATGGCCTCCTTGGTAGTTGCTTTTTCACTTATAAGGGGCCTCTTTACATTCGGCAGAATAAATATAGCCAGTATTGCAACCGAGCGCTCAATAAAGACCCTTAGAAACAGGTTGTACAATCATATTCAGCTTCTTCCTTATTCTTATCATTCAAAGGCAGAAACCGGAAATTTGATTCAGCGATGTACTTCTGATGTTGAAACCATCCGCTTGGCCCTGTATTCTCAGATAATGGACACTATAAGTGCCGTGTTTTTAATAATTTATACTATTTACCTGATGGCTCAATTAAACACAAGCTTGATGCTTATTTCTTTTTGCATTATGCCTTTAACATTTTTTTCGTCGGTTATATTTTTTAAAAGAATTCAAAGTCAATTTAAAAAAGCAACAGAGTATGAAGCTTCAATGACTACTGCAATACAGGAAAATTTAACAGGCATAAGAGTCGTAAAGGCTTTTACCCGCCATCAATACGAAATAGAAAAATTTATTAAACGGAGCGAAAGATACCGCAATCAGAATTTAAAGATCAACAACAGCTTTGCCGCTTTTTGGGCATTTTCCGATTTTATTTCGATTGCTCAAGTTTTTGTAGTAATCCTTTACGGAAGCCTTCTTGCCTACCGCAATGAGATAACTGCGGGTGATTTAGTAGCCTTTATTTCCTATACGGGAATGTTAATTTGGCCTGTCCGCCGTTTAGGCCGAATAATAAGCAATATAGGTAAATCATTTGTTTCTGCAAACCGTATTGAAACTATTTTAAATGAAACGACAGAAGATATTTTTCCGACAAACGAAAAACCCGAAATTAGGGGAAACATAGTTTTTCATTCCGTTTCGTTTTCTTATCCCGAAACGCAAAATCAAAAGATACTCGACAATGTTTCTTTTAGTATTAAAAGCGGACAGACCCTTGCAATCTTAGGGCCTACAGGTTCGGGAAAAAGCTCCCTTGTACATTTACTTGCCCGTCTTTATGAATATGATTCCGGTTCTATCAAAATAGATGGAAAAGAATTAAACACTATAGACAAGGGCTGGATAAGGTCTCAGGTCGGGCTTATTTTACAGGAGCCTTTTTTATATGCCAGAACAATTATGGAAAACATTAAATTAGCCGTGCCCGATGTTTCGGATTCTTCGGCCCGTCACTTCTCAAAGGTCGCTTTTTTAGATGATGAAATAAATAAGTTTGAAAAAGGCTATGAAACCTTAGTCGGCGAGCGCGGAGTATCTTTATCTGGAGGCCAAAAACAAAGACTTGCAATTGCCAGAACCCTCATCAAAGATTCTCCCATTATTATTTTTGATGACTCCCTTTCGGCTGTAGACACCCAAACGGATATCAGCATCCGTTCTGCTTTAAAAGAAGAAAAGGGAAGCAAAACAATGATTATAATTTCGCATAGAATTTCAACTATTTGCGATGCGGATAATATAATCGTTTTAGAAAACGGAAAGATAAGCCAAGAGGGAACTCATGAGCAGCTGATAGCCCAAGAAGGTTTATATAAGAGAATTTACGATATTCAAAGTGCTGTACAAGCTGGAGTGTAA
- the pdxS gene encoding pyridoxal 5'-phosphate synthase lyase subunit PdxS, with protein MDILDKLRGGVIMDVTNPEQAKIAENAGAVAVMALERIPADIRAAGGVSRMSDPKMIKEIIKAVKIPVMAKVRIGHFVEASILEAIGIDFIDESEVLSPADEVYHVDKNKFKVPFVCGARNLGEALRRIQEGAKMIRTKGEAGTGDVIQAVKHMRQIQSEMRQLTTLREDELYVAAKNFQVPYALVEYVHKHGKLPVPNFSAGGVATPADAALMVHLGADGVFVGSGIFKSGDPAKRAAAIVKAVKNYDNPAVLAEVSENLGPAMVGINEEEIKVIMSERGV; from the coding sequence GTGGATATTTTAGATAAACTAAGGGGCGGAGTCATTATGGACGTAACCAACCCCGAACAGGCAAAGATTGCAGAAAATGCAGGAGCTGTTGCAGTCATGGCCCTCGAAAGAATTCCGGCCGATATAAGGGCAGCCGGAGGGGTCTCAAGAATGAGCGATCCTAAGATGATTAAAGAAATCATAAAGGCTGTAAAGATTCCCGTTATGGCAAAGGTTAGAATCGGTCACTTTGTAGAAGCTTCAATTTTGGAAGCCATCGGTATCGATTTTATTGATGAGTCCGAAGTTTTATCTCCGGCAGATGAGGTTTACCATGTAGATAAAAACAAATTCAAGGTGCCCTTTGTATGCGGTGCCCGAAATTTAGGAGAAGCGTTAAGAAGGATCCAAGAAGGTGCAAAGATGATACGCACAAAGGGTGAGGCCGGAACCGGAGACGTTATTCAGGCTGTAAAACACATGCGCCAAATCCAAAGCGAAATGCGCCAACTTACAACCCTGCGTGAAGATGAGCTCTATGTCGCAGCAAAGAATTTCCAAGTACCTTATGCCCTTGTAGAATATGTGCATAAGCACGGGAAGCTCCCCGTTCCAAACTTTTCGGCAGGAGGAGTTGCAACCCCCGCAGACGCAGCCTTGATGGTTCACCTCGGTGCTGACGGCGTTTTTGTCGGAAGCGGAATTTTTAAATCGGGCGATCCTGCAAAAAGAGCTGCCGCCATCGTAAAGGCCGTAAAAAATTACGATAATCCTGCAGTCTTAGCAGAGGTTTCAGAAAACCTCGGCCCTGCCATGGTAGGAATCAATGAAGAAGAAATAAAAGTTATAATGAGCGAAAGAGGCGTGTAA
- a CDS encoding ABC transporter ATP-binding protein codes for MEDFDIDKDNEKFKSGVWKKVLKEFGYFKELLVPGILLGGLTGALDVVQPKMTKYVLDTFVKGRDLSNFNASIIFTGVFLLISAATTFFFIKFVGYLEIKMCHRLRTRCFTKLQTLSLSFYDKNAVGWLMSRMSSDINKLSGIVSWGVSDLFWGFCMMIAVIIAMLGDSPKLALIGLATLPVIVLFSIYLRGKILKAQRRVRKINSQLTASYNEDIQGAKTTKTLVREELNAKEFLSKTEEMKKASIMGILISSVLMPTVQLIGAVGTGLMVIYGGISVISGAITMGLLVAFFSYVTQFNAPLAEAADLFAEFISAQAAAERIFGLLEEESEIKDKNEVIKKYGTALCPTGEQMPPINGSVKFENVSFWYKEGEPVLSGFNLDVEAGQTIALVGATGAGKSTIVNLFCRFYEPKSGRILVDGIDYTDMSESWIHENLGYVLQSPHLFSGTIAENIRYGKLDASDEEIIEAAKLVDAHDFIVKMEKGYDTEVGEGGSLLSTGQKQLVSFARTLVRNPRLFVLDEATSSIDTETEQKIQSAITTVLSGRTSFVVAHRLSTIRNADKIIVVESGKMIECGNHDELMKQKGHYYELYTHQFISEEQRSLNIKS; via the coding sequence ATGGAAGATTTTGATATAGATAAAGATAACGAGAAATTTAAAAGCGGAGTATGGAAAAAGGTTCTAAAAGAATTCGGTTATTTTAAGGAGCTGCTGGTTCCGGGCATTCTTTTGGGCGGTCTGACAGGGGCATTGGATGTTGTTCAGCCTAAGATGACTAAATATGTTCTAGACACTTTTGTAAAGGGGCGGGATTTAAGTAATTTTAATGCTTCAATCATTTTTACAGGAGTGTTCTTACTGATTTCTGCTGCCACTACCTTTTTCTTTATAAAATTTGTAGGTTATTTGGAAATAAAAATGTGCCACCGCCTGAGAACAAGGTGTTTTACAAAATTGCAGACTCTTTCTCTTTCTTTTTATGATAAAAATGCCGTCGGATGGCTTATGTCAAGGATGTCATCCGATATAAATAAATTATCCGGTATTGTTTCATGGGGAGTAAGCGACCTCTTTTGGGGTTTTTGTATGATGATAGCTGTAATAATTGCAATGTTGGGAGACAGCCCGAAACTTGCCCTAATCGGTTTGGCTACATTGCCCGTAATTGTGCTTTTCAGTATTTATCTTCGGGGTAAAATCTTAAAAGCCCAAAGACGGGTGCGCAAAATAAATTCTCAATTAACAGCCTCCTACAATGAAGATATTCAGGGGGCTAAAACTACCAAGACCTTAGTTCGTGAAGAACTTAACGCAAAAGAATTCTTGTCTAAAACCGAAGAGATGAAAAAAGCATCTATTATGGGTATCTTAATTTCTTCTGTTCTTATGCCGACCGTTCAATTAATCGGCGCTGTCGGAACGGGTTTAATGGTAATTTACGGCGGAATTTCGGTTATTTCGGGGGCCATTACAATGGGCTTGCTGGTTGCATTTTTTTCTTATGTTACTCAGTTTAATGCTCCCTTGGCTGAAGCCGCCGATCTCTTTGCCGAATTTATTTCGGCTCAGGCAGCAGCTGAACGTATCTTCGGGCTTCTTGAAGAGGAGTCCGAAATTAAGGACAAGAATGAGGTTATAAAAAAATACGGCACAGCCCTTTGTCCCACAGGAGAGCAAATGCCGCCGATTAACGGCAGTGTAAAATTTGAAAATGTTTCCTTTTGGTACAAGGAGGGAGAACCTGTATTAAGCGGTTTTAACCTCGATGTTGAAGCGGGACAGACTATAGCCTTGGTCGGGGCTACGGGAGCCGGAAAATCTACCATCGTAAATCTTTTTTGCAGGTTTTATGAGCCCAAAAGCGGACGCATCCTTGTAGACGGCATAGACTATACGGATATGAGCGAAAGCTGGATTCACGAAAACCTAGGCTATGTGCTTCAGTCTCCCCATCTTTTTTCGGGAACAATTGCAGAAAATATCAGGTACGGAAAATTGGATGCAAGCGATGAAGAAATTATTGAGGCTGCAAAGCTGGTAGATGCCCATGATTTTATAGTTAAAATGGAAAAGGGTTATGATACGGAGGTCGGAGAAGGCGGAAGCCTCCTTTCTACAGGACAAAAGCAGCTTGTTTCTTTTGCCCGCACCTTGGTAAGAAACCCGCGTCTTTTTGTTTTGGATGAAGCGACTTCTTCTATAGATACCGAAACCGAACAAAAAATTCAAAGCGCCATTACGACCGTATTGTCGGGACGCACATCCTTTGTTGTAGCTCATAGGTTATCTACAATCAGAAATGCTGATAAGATAATTGTTGTTGAAAGCGGAAAAATGATTGAGTGCGGTAATCATGATGAGCTTATGAAGCAAAAGGGTCATTATTATGAGCTTTATACCCATCAGTTTATCAGTGAAGAGCAAAGATCTCTGAATATAAAGAGTTAA